One window of Dermacentor andersoni chromosome 7, qqDerAnde1_hic_scaffold, whole genome shotgun sequence genomic DNA carries:
- the LOC126535417 gene encoding uncharacterized protein — MSATKSFADISLETSSQVAALWHEPLALHKLQVALRRGKRRSAPRADDVTPQMLCSLAASEQQRLFECFIEIWQSGQVPEAWRTAIVAPILKAKKNGYGIVVLSIDQQTGFRQRRGTADSIADMVSTLQDAKADGDLAMLLLIDVQGAFDSLPHAVVQQGLDLLGVQQESVVSPFLFNLALARLPAALPMDPHFPVQSSIYADDMALCVRGPPQHICKARAALQRALDTAAAYLCSIGLTISARKIEALLLHPRAAAHCSAARLPLEGVQIP, encoded by the exons ACGTCCAGCCAGGTCGCTGCCCTCTGGCACGAGCCACTTGCCCTGCACAAGCTCCAGGTGGCTCTGAGGCGAGGGAAACGCCGCAGCGCACCAAGAGCAGATGATGTAACGCCACAGATGCTTTGCAGCCTGGCCGCCAGCGAGCAACAGCGCCTGTTTGAGTGCTTTATTGAGATATGGCAGTCAGGGCAGGTGCCAGAGGCATGGCGCACAGCCATTGTtgcacccatcctcaaggccaaAAAAAACGGCTACGGAATCGTCGTCCTATCAATCG ACCAACAGACGGGCTTCCGGCAGCGGCGGGGTACTGCGGACTCCATTGCTGACATGGTGTCCACCCTGCAGGACGCCAAGGCCGACGGGGACCTTGCGATGCTCTTGCTGATCGACGTACAGGGTGCCTTCGACAGCCTCCCTCACGCAGTTGTCCAGCAGGGCCTGGACCTCCTCG GTGTGCAACAGGAGTCAGTGGTGAGCCCcttccttttcaacctggccTTGGCACGGTTGCCTGCTGCCCTGCCGATGGACCCTCACTTCCCCGTGCAGTCttcaatctacgcggacgacatggCCCTATGTGTGCGGGGACCACCGCAACACATCTGCAAGGCACGTGCGGCCCTACAGAGAGCCCTGGACACTGCGGCTGCCTACTTGTGCAGCATCGGCCTTACCATCTCGGCCAGGAAGATCGAGGCCTTGCTGCTGCATCCCAGAGCAGCAGCCCACTGCTCAGCTGCCCGGCTGCCCTTGGAGGGCGTCCAGATCCCATGA